TGAGCAGTTGAACAAAATTTCCGCAGTGGTACGACATGAAACGATTAATCCCAGTATTTTATATTATGGTACGCCTGTATTGCTGCTAAGTACATTAAATGAGGATGGGTCAACCAACTTGTCTCCTCTGTCCTCATCTTGGGCGCTGGGGGACTGTCTCGTTCTCGGTCTAGGTACACAGGGCAAAGCCTATGAGAATCTGAGTCGACATCCGGAGTGTGTGATTAATCTACCAGATGCGACCATGTGGAGACAGGTTGAGGCATTAGGACGTTATACGGGAGTCACCCCGGTTCCTGAGGAGAAAAAGCAGATGGGCTATGAATATTGTCATGATAAATTCACTGTAGCTGGCTTGACATCCGAATGCTCGGTTCAGGTTGCTCCAGATAAAATAGTCGAATGTC
The window above is part of the Paenibacillus sp. 1781tsa1 genome. Proteins encoded here:
- a CDS encoding flavin reductase family protein; protein product: MNKIMKTDAATEQLNKISAVVRHETINPSILYYGTPVLLLSTLNEDGSTNLSPLSSSWALGDCLVLGLGTQGKAYENLSRHPECVINLPDATMWRQVEALGRYTGVTPVPEEKKQMGYEYCHDKFTVAGLTSECSVQVAPDKIVECPLQIEAAVQHIRIPEHTPFMAIVEVKALKVHAHIRLISGPNKINPEEWHPLIYNFRHYYGLGERQGGNFRAEN